The stretch of DNA acttttttaattagaaaaacaaaaaattgattaaaaaagtgttacagAAGACACTCTAAGAATTTAGTTAGTAAAGTTAGATTTTAAGTAGTAGCACGACAATATTTATATGACTAAAATTATCACGTTACTTTACCTTCCATTTGTTGTAAACTTTAATTTCTACAGTTATTGTATGGCATTTTTCCAAGAATGCCAAATTAAATCTCCGTGGAAGCAATATATTGTGAACCTTGAATTAGATAAACACAAATACcattataattatttacatgaagcaattctctttttatgatgatttataaaatttaaccATCATTTGTTAGGTTTACAAACAATGTTCTGAGCACCGCGCAACAGGTATGGCTGCGCAAATTAGGAGGTGCAAAGCCTGTTGTGAGTGAAAATGCAAGTGGAATTATAACAGCAGGTCGTGCAAAACGGTCTGGCTCTCAGCCAGACCGGTCGGGTGATAGGTTTGTATCTTGCCACAATGCATGCTAAAATTTATAACTCCTGCAAAAGTTTCTTACTTGGAAAGATGGTGCTCAACAGATTCAAACAGTTGAAAGAAgaagacaaaaagaaaaaacttaacAAAGCTTTACCAGTAGAAGTTCAGACCTCTGCTTTGACTTATGATTCTGAGGATGGTTCAGATGAAGAGAACAATGACAAGGTAATATGAAACTACTGCTACTCGTTTAATTAACCTTTTtacagttatttttttttttttgtttttaagatTTGTTTTCTGCTATGATAAGCTATTTACATGTGCTGATCTTCATAATGTATATGTATCTGTGTCTGCGTCTGCATACAAGTATTTGGTTGTGCATAAAAGAATACATTTTGCATTTTCAATCTTTGTTAAGTCGTGCATTTGATCGTGAATCCTCCAAATTACATAGTTGCTGAATGCAAAAGAGAGGActacttattttttattttattttattttttgaatggaGAGGACTACTTATTTATGATCAAGAATAGGAAAATTTCATTTATGAATAGTATACTTCTATTTTTAGTTGTGACTGGTAAGCTGCttgccaatatatatatatatatatatatatatatatatatataaatttaattcagTCATTGTTGCAAATTgaatgaatttgaaaaatattttctctacTACTAAACAGAGGGAGCCACATATGGATTTCTCACATAATGAAGCATTTGTTTGAGGAAGTATCACTATTTGTCTCATCAAGATACTAAGAGTAAATATTATTGTTTGTCTGTGTgttgtggacattgtcccacatagaataaatggtagagaattgagccatatataagaacatgggctactccactcattgccaattggttttgagatgattATTTAGTTGACTTGTGTTATGTCTCTGATTATTCAAAGATCCATCTAAAACGAACATAAAGTAAAAAGAATATAGAAGCTTTTCAATTTCAAGCTACTCCCTTAATCTTGTTTCAATCTTTGTGCTGTAAAATTTATTTCAGTTATCTAGTTTGAGAAACTAATTCAATGTTTCCGATAGGGTGGTCGAGAAGAAGCTTATGCTTCTAATGTTAGCAAAGAGGTTCCTGATAATTCTCGGCCAAGGAGAAGTAAGCGGTCCAAACGAAAGCGTGCTGTATAAAAGATTAGTGATGTTTGTATTTTACGGTGAGTCTTGTATATCTCAGAAAAACGATATTTCTAATATGTAGATGCCAGTTTTGTGTTGGCTCATTCATTTTGAGATATAATGCTAATTGCACAAAGTAATAATATTCACTAGActttaaaattcatatttaaagCATCATTTCTCATCACAGCTATTGTCTGTATTCTGTTAAAGCGAATATCATGTGGATTTCAGAATCCTTAAAACCTTATTGAAGATGAATATATCTtgtgaatattttattaaaaggaactttaaaataatgaacaaTTATAGAGAACCTTATTGCAGCAAGGAATAGGAAATAGAAATCAAGCAGTTTTCTTTATTGCAATTCTCATTCTCAGAGGATTTGGAAAGCAGAATTTGGAGTAAGTTTTCTTTCTTGATGGAGGGCTTAGCATAACCTAGAGCTTGTCACTGGGGATACATTCTCGTGTCCGAAGTTTGGTGAGCAGGTGTTTTGAATTGTCTCAGTCATTTCTGTGACCTTTTTGAATTATGTCTATTTGATTAGTTTTCCTATCCATTATCCATTAAgacgaatatatatataatacatgcaAGAGAGTTAAACATATGAAGCCTTATTTTTCTCTTAGAAGAAAGGAGCATTATTCAGCAGTTGGTTCTGCTGCATTGCACATAATTTTAGAAACTCTTGATAGAATCTGAATATTGTATTTTGTGTCCTATCATTGCTTAAGATGGTGACTTCTGTAATTGGAGGCAGAAATGTATATTTTAACTTTAGTGTTGACAATTTAGTTgctaaatgtaatttttagaGAACAAATCATCAGTTGCATTCCATTTGTACAAGCATAATACCAGAATAATATGTTTTCCAGCCTAAATAAATACATCTGATGTAAAACTGTTAAAGGAAAATACTGATCCTTAGTCCTACACCATCTTGTCTCTCACCTGCATTTATCAGTTCATTGTCTGGATGGTGGACGATGATTCCCTACTGGGTTAGGTCCTGATCGTCTCATATGAGTCTTCTCTCCATTAACCTGTTTATTAATTGTAATGAGTTCAGGTACATGCATAACTCATTGAGAAAAATGGATGGTAACTACAATGTCACTTTTGGAAGAGATAAACTCACCCTAGCAGGTAGTACAAATCTGGTGTCAGACCTTGAGTTGGGCTGTGCAGGTTTGAATCTGAAGTGAACTGTTGCCAGCAATTGAGTCAGGTAATGCAAGTTAGAAACTGTTTACAATATTTTTGCCTCACATTTAATGCGATGAAAGAAAGCTTATATATTATACAAAATCCTGCACAACCCACTACAAGAACAGAACGTTGTATAGCTTGCCTGATTCAATATCTTGAACAGTAATGGTAGAGTGATAGTATTGGATAGCTACGAACAGGATGAATGCCAAGGAAAGTTGGATGAGAGTGCGGACTCCTCCCATGCTGGGCATGAGCCTGTGCATGCCTTGGTCAATAGGATAGGTTTAATATTACAAGCATTTATTTATAAGACACGTTTTTGGTAAGTAATCATAGCCGAAGTGGAAATTTTTGTAGGAGTGTTTATCTTCAATGAGTGCTTGGGTATCCTATGCCATTAGATATTGTATTGGTAAGATAGGAATATTGGCTGGTCTGTCATTGTGAGTTGACTTCTTCCCAGTTATCATTGCATCCATGATAGTTTAATTAAGTACCTCTcctattatttctttttaattgttCAGGCCATGCTGTGGGCAACTCGATTATTGGGGCCCACCGATGCATGTTTAGTTACCATGTCTACCTAGAGTTTGTTCTTTTGTCATTATTCTAGGTAAACCATGAGACTTCCATGCCTTTTAAAGTAGTTGGATTTTCTCTGTTCGTTTTGTTGGTTTGTTTATACTTCATCTTCATGTGAGCTGAAATTGGAAAACAAGTAGACTGATTCATATTGAAGTGAAACTAACAATTGTGTTCTATGTTGCATATTTTTCTCCAATTACAAATAGCTTTGTATAAACCAATGTAAGGATGTGCATCAGCATCATTTGTTTGTCTCGAATTAACTTCGTATTTCGTtcaacaaaaacagaaaaagaaaaaaacaacttGGTGATTTCTATAGCTGTCTTTTTGTGCAGGAGTGGCTTGTactcaattatttatttgtttattttactaGAAATGTTGAGTAGAGCAGAAGTGCCTGAGGGGAAATCATTTCCATTATAGTGCTTATGCTCGATTTGCTTGTTGACTTTGCTGCTGATACATGACTTCTTTTTTTGCTGGAAGCTAATACGACTTAAAATATTGTAGACTCAATCCAGATGAGTTGCCATGAGATATTTTTGTCTTCTTAATTCAGAAAATAAATTGAACCTTACCTACAAGTTCATCGAATTACACCCAATAAAGGCGTAACTCCATTTGCATGGTGGATTATAAGATCTTCTATAGTTTCATTGTATCAGGGAGACAATTGAACATAAAAATTGGTATCAAGTAGTACACTAATTTTCATcctattttttttccttcttctaATGCGCTACTCTTTCTCttttataattacataattattgTACATTACGATTTTTTCCGGAAATCGATTAAGAAACTTTAAATTAATGAATTTTAGTCCACAAATCAGTAAAATTTAGTAATTGATGCCTTGACCTCTTTGTTTAAAATCACTCTATACCACTACACTAAACACTGTTTGCCACCCTTTTCCGTGAGTACGTAGAGGAGacatttttattgaatttgttaagaatacaacaaaccTTTTGTGAGTACGTAGAGGAGACATTTTATTGGATTTGTTAGGGATACAACAAACCAGTGAATAGATTCCGGTTAGAAATTAATTTTCTGTTATTTTcagttattattttataacagaaTTACTTTGCGAAGTTATATTTGGGAATACATGATGAAGCTAACTACTAGAAATGGTCCCAAATTGGTTAGCTGTGCCTTTTGCTTCCTGAGACTCCTAGGTGGGAGGTCTAGGCTTTAAACTTGTTTGATCATGTTCCATCCTTCGGGATCGTTGTATTTTTTACATTCTTGGAAGGTAATTTCGAGCTAGTCTTGGATTGTTATGCTCTAGTTGTATTTGGGCTTGACATGCCCCTTGCTGTCTTATTGGGACCCATTTATGAAGGCACGTCTCTTACTGTtagaaaatatacatataatcttcttttggaaatttttaaTTACATACAAAATTATTAAACTATTAGTATATATAACCTTAAGGAAACTAATATAACATCTAACGTGACATATTCGATGGATTCTGTCGTTGCTTGAGTCCTTTGCTCTAGTGACTGATGCTTCAGTGGTATCAGGCAGGggttttgttagtttttttggggggggggggggagggATGATACGGGTGTGGTTTGGTTGGCGTGGTCATTTGGTGTAGGTGATTTTTCTGTTAATGTGGCGAAGTTGCTTGCCAATGGTTAGGTTTGTCTCTTCTGCATCAATGTAGTTTTCGTATCTCCCTTATTAATAGTTGATTCTATAGTGGTAATTGGTTGGATGAATAAACTTCACATATTGGTGTTCAGTCATTTTATTAGATGTTTATTCTTTATTAGTTGCTGCTGGTGGTGGTGCTTGCAGCGATGTTCCGCGTTCGGTAAATGGTGTTGCTCACATACTGACAACTTCTGTTACTAATTTAGGAGATTATGTTTGGATGGATACTTGTTCACGATTTTGAGTTCTTCTATAACAATAGATTTAGTTCAATGAATTATAtctttctctaaaaaaaaaaaatctaatgtgTCATGTCATCCCATAATACTGGAAAGAAACCATAGTGCCCAAACTTGGAATCTGCTTCAATAAATTCACCCAATTGCACATTTAACTTTGTTAATTGTTGACAATGCAACTAATGTGTAACTAAATGAGAAAACACAATtgtccttttttttaaaaaaaaaaaaaaaaaaaaagtgggaaAATTTTGATGGTGCGGTATCAAAGGTAATAGTTCAAATTAACaagagaaaattatatttatagcaTGTGAATTATGTATATACTTTaatcaaacaaacaaaaaagatACTtgcattatatttaaaaaaaatgtagtagagaaaatttatttttttttatttatttatattttacgtaataaattaaaaaaaaaaactataaaattaccttttatatataatatataccaaATAACTAAATTTAATTCTCTAAAAATAACCCAAATTTAAAGTAGAGTTATTAACTAAAGattaatttgcggcataacttCTATAAGTGTTTAGTTTATTGCAACTAAcccttaatttaaaattttagtggTAAAACCCTCTAAATTTGTGTTCTATTAGCAGTTTAACAATTCCATCCATTTTTAGTTATTAACTTTCATATTGAAATGTCTACGTATACACAGTGTACGcggcacaattttattagtccatataaataattattttaaaaaaattgaaattaggaaaataaataaattttgaaataaaaaaatataaaacataattaaataaaaaactgaagaaaaaaaatcctaattttgAAACCTAAATTATCGCACCCTCTCCCTCTCAGCCGCATCTCCCACCTTCTCCCTGTGCTCAACCTGTGTTCAATATCGCACCTCTCTCCCTCTGTTCATTATCACACAGCCACCCATTCGACCACCTCAAAAACCAATCCACGACCAAAATGGAAGCTAAACCACCATTTGAATAATCCCCATGACCCAAAAACCCTAACCTGATTGTCTCTGTCCATCCACGGCCAACCCCAAACCACCATcctatttctttctttctttctctctctgcgTTTAGCTCGGCCCAACGCCGGAGGGTTGTCTCCGTCCATCCACGGCCAAAATGGAAGCCACAAATGGCTTCCCAAGTCGTCCGAGGAAGAGAACGATTGTCGATGCTCTTCTCCTTCTGGTGCTGGTGCGTGCACATGCGAGAGAGAGAATATAGTGAGTGGTGGGGTGGGGGTTTCTAGGAGCAAAGACCTCCGTCGTGGTCTTGGTTCAAGAAGACGGTGATCGGTGATCGAAGGAATAACAAATAACTGTGAAAGAGGGTGATGGTTTGTGAGTAGGATGTAGAGAGACAAAGAGTGCTGGTTTGTGCTTCTTAGGAAATTAGGGTTttctaaaaaagaaaaggaagaaagaaggagaaagaaaaaattatttttttaaaaaaaaaaaattaagatttattttaaattttaaattaatttacttttaaaaattttatttaaaaaatatatatacatggacCAATAATATTATTTCACGTCTACACTGTGTCCACGTGAGTAGTCTAACAGAACACGAGTTTAggggttttaccaccaaaattttagtaTTGGGAGTTAGTTGCAATATACTAAACACTAATGGaagttatgccgcaaattactcttaattaaaataaatttattaatttgtatacattttgataattttcaagtttgtttaaataaattaaaagtaatAATAGAATTACTTTTCAATGTTTTCATACATAACATGATATCAatcaattaaattttaaaataaatttccttaaaaaaagaaatttgaaatattaactAAAATAGGAATTTTGGTAGATGGtaattaatctatatatttatataaagaaaatttcaaaaagtaTTAAGTGGTAttctatatgattttttttttttactaatttttgaggcattatatatatttataatgctatttctaattttttgttctttttacacttatctatttttttccattttttaagtttttgctaagttttatttttttttaatttattaatattctatTAATAATAGTCTAAACattgttatatattgatattCATTTATTATAGTACTCATGGTATTATTTAGAGATAATTATATaaggcaccattttttgtaaaaatattatatttttatgtttaaatattttttttacttttttacaggtTTTCATAgaaacaacacgaaaacaacaagaaaattacataaaagtaatatgAAAATTGGATAATGGTGTGCCTAAAGGGAACCTC from Cannabis sativa cultivar Pink pepper isolate KNU-18-1 chromosome 2, ASM2916894v1, whole genome shotgun sequence encodes:
- the LOC115719380 gene encoding CLAVATA3/ESR (CLE)-related protein 46; its protein translation is MHRLMPSMGGVRTLIQLSLAFILFVAIQYYHSTITVQDIESVHFRFKPAQPNSRSDTRFVLPARVNGEKTHMRRSGPNPVGNHRPPSRQ